One genomic window of Halobellus limi includes the following:
- a CDS encoding DUF7473 family protein has translation MSVPLQSAANPLAIAGTFATFAVFLSITAFIAARNVLGDVPVRNAFLVGPVPAAISILVATFAESDPVLFGGLFVALVLDGVAIAYVYGESRKLSAYITLIHFVVSVILGTIVFGIWALATSAPA, from the coding sequence ATGTCGGTCCCGCTACAGTCGGCCGCCAATCCGCTCGCCATCGCCGGCACGTTCGCGACGTTCGCCGTCTTCCTCTCGATCACGGCGTTCATCGCCGCCCGGAACGTCCTCGGCGACGTCCCCGTTCGCAACGCGTTTCTGGTCGGACCGGTCCCCGCGGCGATCAGCATCCTGGTCGCGACGTTCGCCGAGAGCGACCCCGTCCTGTTCGGCGGCCTGTTCGTCGCGCTCGTCCTCGACGGCGTCGCGATCGCGTACGTCTACGGGGAGTCCCGGAAACTGTCCGCCTACATCACGCTGATCCACTTCGTCGTCAGCGTCATCCTGGGGACGATCGTCTTCGGGATCTGGGCGCTCGCGACGAGCGCGCCCGCCTGA
- a CDS encoding TATA-box-binding protein — MSDPKDTINIENVVASTGIGQELDLQSVAMDLEGADYDPEQFPGLVYRTQEPKSAALIFRSGKIVCTGAKSTDDVHESLHIVFEKLRELQIPVDDDPEITVQNIVTSADLGRNLNLNAIAIGLGLENIEYEPEQFPGLVYRLDEPSVVALLFGSGKLVITGGKAPDDAREAVDVIVSRLSDLGLLDD, encoded by the coding sequence ATGAGCGACCCCAAGGACACGATCAATATCGAGAACGTCGTCGCCTCCACCGGGATCGGTCAGGAGCTCGACCTCCAGAGCGTGGCGATGGACCTCGAGGGCGCCGACTACGACCCCGAGCAGTTTCCCGGCCTCGTCTATCGGACCCAGGAGCCGAAGTCGGCGGCGCTCATCTTCCGCTCGGGCAAGATCGTCTGCACCGGTGCGAAGTCGACCGACGACGTCCACGAGAGCCTCCACATCGTCTTCGAGAAGCTCCGCGAACTGCAGATCCCCGTGGACGACGATCCCGAGATCACCGTACAGAACATCGTCACCTCCGCCGACCTGGGTCGGAACCTCAACCTCAACGCCATCGCCATCGGGCTCGGATTAGAGAACATCGAGTACGAACCCGAGCAGTTCCCCGGTCTCGTCTACCGCCTCGACGAGCCCTCCGTCGTCGCGCTCCTGTTCGGGTCCGGCAAGCTCGTCATCACCGGCGGGAAGGCCCCCGACGACGCCCGCGAAGCCGTCGACGTGATCGTCTCCCGGCTGAGCGATCTCGGTCTCCTCGACGACTGA